GTGCTCAGAGACAGTGGGAAGCAGACAATAGAAGTTCATTTGGTAGACCCTGTTACTGGTGATAAACCAAGTAGCCCCTTCCGAGTGGCAGGCCGCCGGAAGCGCGCTAATCAAGGTTCCGAGTCTAAGATAGCAAACTCAAGAGGGTTATTGAATTGTTGTTAAAATATAGTAAAATGCTAGTACGCCAATAGAAGTCGCAATCAGCGCTGAACAGTTTGCGACACCATATCGGAAGTCTCAGGCGATGTTAGGATATAATTTCAAGCACGATAGATTAGAATGGGATAATGATGGACGGGCGATCATCAGGGAGGACGGTATGACCGATAGCATGGGTTGTCCGGCGGACACGTGTTCGTTCGAAGGATCAATTTTCGAAGTTGTGGATCACGTAATAGAAAGCGTTGACGAGTTCCGTTACGACGCTCATCTTACAGAAGGACGGCGATTGCAGGAAAATGCTCGAGAGGCGAGAGACCACGGTGGATTCGACGAAGCGATAGAAGACCTAGAGGGCGCACTCCATAATTTTCAGTGCGCAAAATTATTCGCAGACGACGTATCGTCCATTGAGAGTCGCTGCCGAGAGATGCTACAACTGATCGACAATCTCGTCAATCAGGCCGAGAACGCCACCGATGCTGGTGACAAGGCACACTTCGAGAGCGATTCTAATTTTGCGGGACAGAAGTACGAAGAAGCTGTTGACGCGTTAGAAGAGGCCAGAACATTAGCGACGGAACTGGCTCCTGACCGAGTAGCGGGGATCGATCGACACCTTCGTAGCGTCCAAGTTCGTCAAGAAAGTCTTGAACTGTCTGAGCCCCACCAAACGGTCCGTGATCTCGTGGCCGCCGCTCGGGAGCACGCTGCTGCAGGAGACCGAGCCTTCCACGACTCTGAGTATGAGGTCGCATTGAAGGAGTACGAGAACGCAAGGGATCAATACGAATCACTCGCAGACAGCCTTCAGGAATTCTCGTTTGACGAATCGATAGCCGACTCAATAGTATGTGATGTGTGTCGTCAGCGGTTCGACGGAGAACTTGACTCTTGGCGGATCAATCTCGGTGTCTCGCTGCAGGTGTGTCCCGCATGTGTTCGGTTCGGTTCCGACGGGAACCTACCGAATCCACGAACCGTAGCGACTGAGTATCGTGCTATCGTCGAAAACATCGAGAATATTCGAGACGGTGACGTTGGGTTGGACTGGACATCTGACGCTCCTCTGCAATCCGATAGGTCGGAAGATGTCGGCACTGATGGCGATAGACGAGATACACGGCAGATGCTCATGCAGTTGGTAGGACTCTGCCAGCAACTCGGTGCGCCACCTTCCGCGGCGGAATTGGACGAGAATACAGACTTTGGCTATCTTGATTACCGAAATGAGTTTGGGAGCCTTTCAGAGGCGCTTCAGGCTGCTGGGTTTGAGAGTCAAGACTGATTTGGCAGTCCTATCGTAAGACTTATTCTTCGTCGTTCGTTTTGGGACCTCGAGTGAACTTCTTATTGTCTTTATCACGGAACCGTCCAGCATCCTCATTGTACTCCTCGTTAGTGATCTTCCGGAGAACCTTGTCAGCACCTTTTTTGATTTTGTTGGACGTTTTTTCTGGCATCAGTCCTACATCTATGCTGCCTCATAATAAAATTATATGATACTAACAAAATGTTCTATCTCACGCCACGCATGATGTTGTAGGCTGCACAGATATGTACTCTATTCATAAGACATTTCTACTATCAATACTCGAACAACGGTTTGAGACCACAGTATTCTGGAAGTATCTCCCCATTATTCCCATAGTCAAAATTGAATTCCCACGAGCTACCACCATCTCCCTCAGCAATATCGAGCTTCGATATGAAATCAGCAAACGGAATCGTCTATCGGTGTTCGTTAATCGTGCCGAGAAACACAAGATAGAGCGAGTAGTCTCTCCTGAGTTCGTTTATTGAATTTCATGTCGAGCCATAGATGGGTGTGACGGGCACTCTGATACTGTGCGAGATACGTGAAAGATACTCATACAATTGGTCGGACTCTACCAGCAACTCAGCGAATCACCTACTGCGGCAAACTTGGATGAACAGACAGACTTTGGCTACCTTGAGTATCGTGACGAGTTTAGGAGCATTTCAGAGGCGCTTCAGGCTGCTGGATTCGAAAGTTGACAGTAATATTTGACGAGCCTCTGATCCATATCCAAGAACAGCTCTCGACACATCGGATTGATCAACCAGTAAGACTATATTCCGCAAAAGTATTCCCCTAGTATGATTCAAAGAAGACCTGAAGGTGCTCCAAGTAGTATCGAATTACCGACTGGTAAGATAACAATCCAGATTAAGACGGTGGTTCAACGTGCAGATTGAGGATACTCGAGCGATATTCACCGCTCTTTTTGCTGGCTCCATCGTTCTTGCCAACGTGCTGGCGGCGAAATTGACGTGGGTTGAGCTACCTGGCATCGGTGGCGTCGCCGTCCCTGCTGGATTCGTTGCGTTTGGCGTCGCGTACCTCGCATCTGACTTGCTTGTTGAGTACCACGGTCGTGAGTACGCGGCATCAGTTGTCAACGGGACCGTTTTCACGCTCGCTGTGTCGTATCTGCTGGTCTTCGCGGCAATCTGGATGCCGACAGCACCGTTCTATGACGGGCAAACGGCGTTCGTAGCTACGTTGGGCGACTCCGCGTCGATTATCCTCGCGTCAGTCGTGGCATTGGCAATTGCTCAGCACATGGACGTGAGATTGTTCTCGAGGCTCAAGGCTCGAACATCCGGTCGCCATCGATGGATACGGAACTGCGGGTCGACAGCCGTTAGTCAGGGTATCGATACAGTCGTGTTCATCACACTTGGATTCGCAATCTTTCCGGCTCTTGGGCTCGGTGGGGATCCAACGTTGGGTTGGGCGCTGCTCTCGATTATCGTCGGTCAGTATTTGGTCAAGCTACTGGTTGCGCTCATTGACACAGTCCCGTTCTATGCAGTGACAGAAGTTGTCGAACAGAAGGGCTGAGAGTGAATTACGGAACTGAGAAGAATCAGATCCCTCTGGATGAGCGATCAGAGACTGCTATTGATCAAATCGATTCTTCGACGAACTCTGCGGTGATCTCTGAGCGCTGTTCTCGTGCCGCTGTGTCAAGCAGTCGGCTACACACTGAGAGTACCTGACGGATATTCCCTTGAGATCGCTGCAAAATCATGTTCAAGCCGTCCTCTGTAAACGGTTGGACTCCGAATTCTTCCCGTTTACGTGCTTGATTGAGGTACTCTTCGACTAGCTCATGGAGATGCTCGTTCGTAAGCGGTCGAAGTGCGACTTCTTGACCGATTCGTTCGCTGAACGCGTGGTATTCACTCATCACATCCTGCCACACCTCCGGCGCACACCCAAACAACAGACAGAGACCATCACTGTTTTGATCCATCAAATGGCGAATACTGTTTAGCGTCGCCTGCTCGTCTTTCGAGGAAAGCCGGGCGATGCTTTCGAATTCGTCGATAAAGACAAACACGGCCGTATACCCTAATTCGAGCAGCAAGTTCTTCAGCGCTGTAAACGCCCGCACACCCATGGTATCGTCGTCGAGGGCGGTATGGATCTCCATCTCTTTTCGCTGCTCGTATCGAATCCCCTCGGCTGTGAGCCACTGCCAGGCGTACAGATTTGTATCCTCATACACCATGTGGACGATCGCTCTGGCAAAGTCTGCGAACTGTGTCACGTCGCTCAATCGTTTGATGGCTTCGGGAACGATTTCGGAGAGAAGTACGTCTCCATCGTCGATCAGCGAACGCATCGCACCCGCACTAACTGGGTTCGTCTCGGTGACGTCCCGTGCAATTGATGCGAGATACTCGTACGCGATATCTTGGACCTCGGCGAAGCCGAGATCATACATGAATTCGTGGTAGATATCTACGAACCCTTCTCCAGGCTG
Above is a genomic segment from Natronorubrum aibiense containing:
- a CDS encoding homing endonuclease associated repeat-containing protein, which encodes MTDSMGCPADTCSFEGSIFEVVDHVIESVDEFRYDAHLTEGRRLQENAREARDHGGFDEAIEDLEGALHNFQCAKLFADDVSSIESRCREMLQLIDNLVNQAENATDAGDKAHFESDSNFAGQKYEEAVDALEEARTLATELAPDRVAGIDRHLRSVQVRQESLELSEPHQTVRDLVAAAREHAAAGDRAFHDSEYEVALKEYENARDQYESLADSLQEFSFDESIADSIVCDVCRQRFDGELDSWRINLGVSLQVCPACVRFGSDGNLPNPRTVATEYRAIVENIENIRDGDVGLDWTSDAPLQSDRSEDVGTDGDRRDTRQMLMQLVGLCQQLGAPPSAAELDENTDFGYLDYRNEFGSLSEALQAAGFESQD
- a CDS encoding queuosine precursor transporter, which translates into the protein MQIEDTRAIFTALFAGSIVLANVLAAKLTWVELPGIGGVAVPAGFVAFGVAYLASDLLVEYHGREYAASVVNGTVFTLAVSYLLVFAAIWMPTAPFYDGQTAFVATLGDSASIILASVVALAIAQHMDVRLFSRLKARTSGRHRWIRNCGSTAVSQGIDTVVFITLGFAIFPALGLGGDPTLGWALLSIIVGQYLVKLLVALIDTVPFYAVTEVVEQKG
- a CDS encoding BREX system ATP-binding domain-containing protein; this translates as MSEAFDITDETQDYDQFGLTGNPFPYSPVPAEDPEIYCGQEQATNTISSTVSTTLSTGKSKHLVVTGKYGNGKSHTLKYTRSLLRDQNDVVVGYVAQPGEGFVDIYHEFMYDLGFAEVQDIAYEYLASIARDVTETNPVSAGAMRSLIDDGDVLLSEIVPEAIKRLSDVTQFADFARAIVHMVYEDTNLYAWQWLTAEGIRYEQRKEMEIHTALDDDTMGVRAFTALKNLLLELGYTAVFVFIDEFESIARLSSKDEQATLNSIRHLMDQNSDGLCLLFGCAPEVWQDVMSEYHAFSERIGQEVALRPLTNEHLHELVEEYLNQARKREEFGVQPFTEDGLNMILQRSQGNIRQVLSVCSRLLDTAAREQRSEITAEFVEESI